In Brevibacillus marinus, the genomic window TCAACGCGCTTAAACATCTTCTTGACTTCTCGCTCGTTTGCGTCACCAAATATTTTCTTTACCAGTCCTAGCATAAGGACACCCCTTTCACGGTTCACGCCTGCCGCCCGGAATCCGTCCTGGATGAAGTTTGACAAAACCCATCTAAAAGAGTATTGTAACAAATCTGGTTAAACGAGCACAAGTAAAGGGAGCTGCCGAACGACAACTCCCACAATCGACAATTGCTGCTTATTTTGGCTCAATCAAACCATATTTGCCATCATTTCGCCGGTATACGACATTTACTTCATTGGTCTCGCTGTTCTGGAACACGAAGAAATTATGTCCCAACAGATCCATCTGCATGACCGCTTCTTCCGGATCCATCGGTTTGAAAGCAAAACGCTTGGTGCGGACGATGCTGATCTCCTCCTGATCCACTTCTTCATCGGTCAGGACAGAGACCGATTCCGCCTGGCGCATGGCCACTTTGGTCGTCGCATCATGCCGCAGCTTGCGGTTGATTTTCGTCTTGTACTTGCGGATTTGCCGTTCCAGCTTCTCGATCACCAGATCGATCGCCGCATACATGTCGGGATGGGTTTCTTCGGCGCGAATCAGCACGCCGCTCATGGGGATGGTGACCTCGATGATCCCGTCCCCGCGGAGGACTCGCAAGGTTACGTTGACATCTTTTACTTCCCCGTTGTCGAAGTAGCGATCAAGACGGCCGAGTTTTTTCTCCACGTAGTCACGAAGAGCAGCCGTAACCTCAATGTTTTCACCACGAACGTGCAGTTTCATGGCATCTGACCTCCTTCCGTCTATGCTATAAGTATTCCGTTAGGGGGGTGAAAATCCTCCCCGCCGCTTCATAAATTTTTTACGTATTCTTTACACGAAGGGAACGCGCGGGTTCCCCTCAGCTTGTAGACAATGTAAAGAGTCTGAGGAAGGAGCGTCCCTTTTCCGAAACGAACGACTTTTGCCAACCATCCTAGCGAAAGCCCGGCGAAGCGGGGGTTTTCGGGCGCAAACGTGAAAAAACTTCGTCGGCCATTTCCACTTTTTGCGCCCGCCCGCTTCAACGGGCTGTAGCGGACAATTTTGGTTCCCTGCAGGTTGGCAACGGAGTGAGTGGAGGAAAAGGGGACGCTTTTTCTAGGCACCCAATTTGTCATCAGTCTGAGGGGGACACCGCGGTTCCCCGAAAAATTGACAACCCCTGAACCGGCTTGCGGCTCAGGGGCGAGGCTCGTCATGTATTCGCAACGGCTCCCGACGCGGTATCCCTTACAGTTTAACGACGTTTGCTGCTTGTGGTCCGCGGTCACCTTCTACGATATCGAACTCCACAGCCTGACCTTCATCCAGGGTTTTGAATCCTTCCGCCTGAATCGCGGAGTAGTGAACAAACACGTCTCCGCCGTCTTCACGCTCGATGAATCCATAACCCTTTTCAGCGTTGAACCATTTTACTTTACCCAGCATGCAAAATACTTCCTTTCTTTTTGGAAACTGTGGAGCGCGATATCCCCACGACTCGAATATATCACCATGTTTATCCCCAAGTCAAATTGTGGTACGTCAGCGCGGTGTGTACTTTTTTTCCAGCCCCCGGACAACGACCCGCGACAGGAAGAGGGTCATCAACAGGTAGAGGGCGGCAATCGTCAGGTATGGAGGGTAGCGCTCAAAGGTGCTCTTGGCCACGTTGATCCCGGCGTAAGCCAGGTCCGTCACGGAAATCGCGGCAAGCAGGGAGGAGTCTTTCAACAAGGTGATGAACTCGTTGCCCAAGGGAGGCAGCATCCGCACAAACGCCTGCGGGAGGATGATCAGCCGCATCGCCATTCCCTTGGTCATCCCCAGGGAGCGGGCCGCTTCCATCTGGCCCGGGTCAATCGACTGCACCCCGGCGCGGAAGATCTCGGCAATATAGGCGGCTGCATTCAGCGTCAGGGAGACAAATCCGGTAAACAAGGGCTGGGGTGCCGGTTCCCCCGGGAAGAAGGTCTCCCAAATCGAGGGAATGACCGCAAAGTGAAACAGAAAAATC contains:
- a CDS encoding amino acid ABC transporter permease, translating into MDWNWYVVWEYRDWFIRGIMYTIILTTVAVSLGTLLGLFIGLAKMSTKKILRIPAAIYVEVFRGTPLFVQIFLFHFAVIPSIWETFFPGEPAPQPLFTGFVSLTLNAAAYIAEIFRAGVQSIDPGQMEAARSLGMTKGMAMRLIILPQAFVRMLPPLGNEFITLLKDSSLLAAISVTDLAYAGINVAKSTFERYPPYLTIAALYLLMTLFLSRVVVRGLEKKYTPR
- the hpf gene encoding ribosome hibernation-promoting factor, HPF/YfiA family — protein: MKLHVRGENIEVTAALRDYVEKKLGRLDRYFDNGEVKDVNVTLRVLRGDGIIEVTIPMSGVLIRAEETHPDMYAAIDLVIEKLERQIRKYKTKINRKLRHDATTKVAMRQAESVSVLTDEEVDQEEISIVRTKRFAFKPMDPEEAVMQMDLLGHNFFVFQNSETNEVNVVYRRNDGKYGLIEPK
- a CDS encoding cold shock domain-containing protein yields the protein MLGKVKWFNAEKGYGFIEREDGGDVFVHYSAIQAEGFKTLDEGQAVEFDIVEGDRGPQAANVVKL